The following are encoded together in the Bombus affinis isolate iyBomAffi1 chromosome 6, iyBomAffi1.2, whole genome shotgun sequence genome:
- the LOC126917818 gene encoding protein MEMO1: MALIRRATHAGSWYAGSGLDLNKQLEGWLGAADLSHGPARAIIAPHAGYSYCGACAGFAYRQISPVVVRRIFILGPSHHVRLAGCALSSASIYQTPLYDLHIDQQVYRELEETRHFEWMDLNTDEEEHSIEMQLPFIAKVMEGFKDSFTIIPILVGSLSPEKEALYGRLLAPYMADPQTLLVISSDFCHWGQRFRYTYYDRSCGPIYRSIQNLDKMGMDIIETLNPTMFTDYLKKYGNTICGRHPISVLLQAIHTLKGNTNGQRMNLKFLKYAQSNQCNNMNDSSVSYASASLVLE, encoded by the exons ATGGCATTAATTAGAAGAGCAACTCATGCTGGTAGTTGGTACGCAGGTTCTG gaTTGGACTTAAATAAACAATTAGAAGGTTGGTTGGGTGCAGCAGACTTATCACATGGACCTGCTAGGGCAATAATTGCCCC ACATGCAGGTTACAGCTATTGTGGAGCATGTGCTGGTTTTGCATACCGTCAGATTAGTCCTGTTGTAGT gCGAAGGATTTTTATTCTTGGTCCATCACATCATGTCAGATTAGCAGGCTGTGCTCTTTCTTCTGCATCGATTTATCAAACTCCATTGTATGATCTACATATTGATCAGCAAg TGTACAGAGAACTTGAAGAGACTAGACATTTTGAGTGGATGGATTTAAACACAGATGAAGAAGAACATAGCATTGAAATGCAATTGCCATTTATTGCAAAAGTTATGGAAGG GTTTAAAGATTCTTTCACAATAATTCCTATACTAGTGGGTTCATTAAGTCCAGAAAAAGAAGCACTCTATGGAAGATTATTAGCACCATATATGGCTGATCCACAAACATTACTTGTTATATCTTCGGATTTCTGTCATTGGGGACAGCGTTTTCGTTATACCTATTACGATAGATCCTGTGGCCCCATTTATAGATCTATTCAAAATCTTGATAAAATG GGTATGGACATTATAGAAACATTAAATCCCACAATGTTTACCgattatcttaaaaaatatggtaatacaatatgtGGCCGACATCCTATTAGTGTTCTTTTACAG GCAATTCATACTTTAAAAGGGAATACTAATGGCCAAAGAATGAACTTGAAGTTTCTTAAATATGCTCAAAGCAATCAGTGCAATAATATGAATGATAGTTCTGTTAGTTATGCCAGTGCTTCCTTAGTTCTTGAGTGA